In Bacteriovorax sp. Seq25_V, the following are encoded in one genomic region:
- a CDS encoding methyl-accepting chemotaxis protein, translating into MLKKRKLSLNAKILNMALIPFILFLLAFMYYGYNSTRKALILEKKNTIHDVTTTVIAQFKSLEEKVLSGEISEAQAKVIAKHFVKTIRYGRDGDDYLWINDLTPFMVAHPSKALEGTDVTKFVDKKGKPLFLDIVKLVKEQNNGYIYYSWISKSDKNKFVDKLSYVELYKPWGWVVGTGIYLEDVEAYILKTFLQQIIFGVIGITLMGIFFFIILKKGVSNPLLQMAQRLRESSKNVTKGSEDTFETSDILSKATTEQAASLQETVASVDEISSMIGRNSDFAEQSKMTSDASQQHAIQGKQTVDQMVQTIEMIGKHNNEAMEQMESSNQKIAGILSIIKNIEDKTKVINDIVFQTKLLSFNASVEAARAGESGKGFAVVAEEVGNLANMSGKASDEIKQLLDESIKSVELIVSDTSSMVKNVIDQGKSTVEAGKAKAVQCKEVLDEIVKNVDEVNIKISEIASACREQSQGVNEITNAMRLLDDVTSQNNNAASIAARNAQELKAEANNLDQVVDQVLTLVEG; encoded by the coding sequence ATGCTTAAGAAAAGAAAGCTTAGCTTAAATGCAAAAATTTTGAATATGGCCTTGATTCCTTTTATCTTGTTTCTTCTCGCTTTTATGTATTATGGATATAACTCAACTAGAAAGGCACTGATTCTCGAGAAGAAAAATACTATTCATGACGTTACAACGACAGTGATCGCGCAATTTAAATCACTTGAAGAAAAAGTTTTAAGTGGGGAGATTTCTGAGGCGCAGGCTAAGGTTATTGCTAAGCACTTTGTTAAAACCATTCGCTATGGGCGTGATGGAGATGACTATTTATGGATTAATGATTTAACACCATTTATGGTGGCCCACCCTTCGAAAGCTTTAGAAGGGACGGATGTTACAAAATTTGTAGATAAAAAAGGAAAACCATTATTTCTTGATATTGTTAAACTCGTTAAAGAGCAAAACAATGGTTATATTTATTATTCTTGGATTTCTAAATCAGATAAGAATAAATTTGTTGATAAGCTCTCATATGTCGAACTATATAAGCCATGGGGATGGGTTGTTGGTACAGGTATTTATCTTGAAGATGTTGAAGCATATATTTTAAAAACATTCTTGCAACAAATTATTTTTGGAGTTATTGGAATTACTCTTATGGGAATATTCTTTTTCATCATCTTGAAAAAAGGAGTTTCAAATCCACTTCTTCAAATGGCACAACGACTTAGAGAATCGTCAAAGAATGTAACGAAAGGCTCAGAAGATACTTTTGAAACATCAGATATTCTTTCAAAAGCGACTACTGAGCAGGCCGCGAGCTTACAAGAAACAGTTGCCTCTGTTGATGAGATATCTTCTATGATTGGCAGAAATAGTGATTTTGCTGAGCAATCGAAAATGACAAGTGATGCTTCTCAACAACATGCTATTCAGGGTAAACAAACTGTCGACCAAATGGTTCAAACAATAGAGATGATTGGTAAGCATAATAACGAGGCCATGGAGCAGATGGAATCGAGTAATCAAAAAATTGCAGGCATTTTAAGTATTATCAAAAATATCGAAGACAAGACTAAGGTTATTAACGATATTGTTTTCCAGACAAAACTTCTATCATTTAACGCTTCTGTCGAAGCAGCTCGTGCTGGTGAAAGTGGAAAAGGTTTTGCTGTTGTTGCTGAAGAAGTCGGAAATCTGGCCAATATGTCAGGTAAGGCGAGTGATGAGATTAAGCAACTTTTAGATGAATCAATCAAAAGTGTAGAGTTGATTGTTAGTGATACTTCTTCAATGGTTAAGAATGTTATTGACCAAGGTAAGAGTACTGTCGAAGCTGGGAAGGCCAAGGCCGTGCAATGTAAGGAAGTTCTAGATGAGATCGTTAAAAATGTAGATGAAGTAAATATCAAGATTTCAGAAATTGCGAGTGCTTGTCGTGAACAGTCTCAGGGTGTTAACGAAATCACTAATGCGATGAGATTACTTGATGATGTTACGAGTCAAAATAATAATGCTGCAAGTATTGCGGCTAGAAATGCTCAAGAATTAAAAGCTGAGGCAAATAATTTAGATCAGGTCGTTGATCAAGTACTAACACTAGTTGAGGGGTAG
- a CDS encoding DUF523 domain-containing protein: MKIVSACLAGVECRYDCKSQERAEIIEIVERGEAIPVCPEQLGGLPTPRTPAELIEKKIITRDGKDVTNKYNLGAEQALKIAKLSNATEALLKSKSPMCGCGKIYDGTFTGNLIEGDGVFTKLLKENGVIVKSID; encoded by the coding sequence ATGAAAATAGTAAGCGCCTGCCTTGCTGGAGTTGAGTGTCGATACGATTGCAAATCTCAAGAAAGGGCAGAAATCATTGAAATTGTTGAAAGAGGTGAGGCCATTCCAGTCTGTCCGGAACAGCTCGGAGGTTTACCTACTCCAAGAACACCTGCAGAACTCATCGAAAAAAAAATAATTACACGTGACGGGAAAGATGTAACAAATAAATATAACTTAGGAGCTGAGCAGGCCCTTAAAATAGCAAAGCTTTCTAATGCCACGGAGGCCTTACTAAAAAGTAAGTCCCCAATGTGTGGTTGTGGGAAAATCTATGATGGAACCTTCACTGGAAACTTAATCGAAGGAGATGGTGTTTTTACCAAACTCTTGAAAGAGAATGGAGTCATTGTTAAGTCCATCGATTAA
- a CDS encoding flagellin, which yields MGLRINTNVTSLAAQRTLGNNSADQAQTLGKLSSGTRIVRSADDAAGLAISEKLKAQVRSTNQAERNANDGISMIQTAEGGLNEISNILIRLRELSVQSASDTVGDTERKFTDLEYQNLKQEVERISQVTEFNGKKLLNGEGDTYDFQIGINNDAFQDRISFDTQLLNSSIGSLGVDGLAVSTKEDAQNGLAAIDNAIQQVSGQRAELGAKQNRLTSTVQNLQISSENLSAANSRIRDTDYASETAKKTKLDILTNAGTSVLAQSNAQGQQALKLIG from the coding sequence ACTAGGTAAGTTATCTTCTGGTACAAGAATTGTACGTTCAGCAGATGACGCAGCAGGTTTAGCGATTTCTGAGAAGTTAAAGGCGCAAGTTAGATCAACAAATCAAGCAGAAAGAAACGCGAATGACGGTATTTCAATGATTCAAACTGCAGAAGGTGGTTTAAATGAAATTTCGAACATTCTTATTAGACTAAGAGAACTTTCAGTTCAGTCAGCTTCGGATACTGTAGGAGATACAGAGAGAAAGTTTACTGATCTTGAGTATCAAAACCTTAAGCAAGAAGTAGAGCGTATTTCGCAAGTTACTGAATTTAACGGTAAGAAACTTCTAAATGGAGAAGGTGATACTTATGATTTCCAAATTGGTATCAATAACGACGCTTTCCAAGATAGAATTTCTTTTGATACACAACTTCTAAACTCATCAATTGGAAGTCTTGGTGTTGATGGTCTTGCGGTTTCAACAAAGGAAGACGCACAAAATGGTCTTGCAGCAATTGACAATGCAATTCAACAAGTATCAGGACAAAGAGCGGAGCTAGGAGCGAAGCAGAACAGATTAACTTCAACTGTTCAAAATTTACAGATTAGTTCTGAAAACTTATCTGCAGCTAACTCTCGTATCAGAGATACTGATTATGCTTCAGAAACAGCTAAGAAGACTAAGCTTGATATTCTTACAAATGCTGGTACTTCGGTTCTTGCTCAATCAAATGCACAAGGACAACAAGCACTAAAACTTATTGGTTAA
- a CDS encoding trypsin-like peptidase domain-containing protein, with product MNNILIGLLCILIFSSCGGGDKIDLSKPSSPGTAKISTSVLASNIEFSCEDSKCPSAYGLVIKNLSNDLIANSNVCSGFFISKKDIITSRECIGSFIEKCSTGIAVKDIKGNAALCKNITHGFVNTNGEEDLFVHIELADELDVEPVTLSKESFKTTSSYERWNVVRSYENDKYHLEKTKYCRMTKNNIRFPFQQNGEQREIILTNCPPGAESLGAAILDSNGNVVGLATGIVEKTDIFNNLMGTKKGRNLLIATPLNCLAYQRSDLFPEIKLTREQEALCSQPIGSVTSSSMYNFFISTLFYGTSGGLEKNKIVVTQNNWEQTEFYKISHPECIGDERDLVDFNSCQFYPLITADYELYRTRVSRCYTDKSIKFKIKSNQYYSLFEVGVMNNGAEVSSLYISKCN from the coding sequence ATGAACAATATTTTAATCGGATTGCTTTGCATTCTAATATTTTCATCATGCGGTGGTGGCGACAAGATTGATCTTAGTAAGCCAAGCTCACCTGGAACAGCGAAGATTTCAACTTCAGTATTAGCTTCTAATATTGAGTTTTCTTGTGAAGATTCAAAATGCCCAAGCGCATATGGTCTTGTTATCAAGAATCTAAGTAATGACCTTATTGCGAACTCTAATGTCTGTTCTGGTTTTTTTATCAGTAAAAAAGACATTATAACTTCTAGAGAATGTATCGGAAGTTTTATCGAAAAATGTTCAACAGGAATAGCTGTTAAAGACATTAAGGGTAATGCAGCTCTTTGTAAAAATATAACTCACGGATTTGTAAATACGAATGGAGAAGAAGATCTCTTTGTTCATATTGAGCTTGCAGATGAGCTTGATGTTGAGCCTGTGACTTTATCTAAGGAGTCATTTAAGACAACATCATCATACGAAAGATGGAATGTTGTGAGAAGTTACGAAAACGATAAGTATCATTTAGAAAAAACAAAATACTGTCGTATGACAAAGAATAATATTCGTTTCCCATTTCAACAAAATGGAGAACAGCGAGAAATTATCCTTACAAATTGTCCTCCAGGAGCAGAGAGTCTAGGGGCAGCGATTTTAGACTCAAATGGAAATGTTGTAGGTCTAGCAACTGGTATTGTAGAGAAGACAGATATTTTTAATAATCTAATGGGGACAAAGAAGGGGAGAAATCTGCTTATTGCGACTCCGTTAAACTGCCTAGCTTATCAAAGATCCGATTTATTTCCTGAAATTAAATTGACTCGTGAGCAAGAAGCCCTGTGCTCTCAGCCTATTGGAAGTGTGACTTCTTCTTCGATGTATAACTTCTTTATCTCGACACTTTTTTATGGAACTTCAGGTGGGCTTGAAAAAAATAAAATTGTTGTGACTCAAAATAATTGGGAGCAGACGGAATTTTATAAAATCTCTCACCCTGAATGTATTGGCGATGAAAGAGATCTTGTGGATTTTAACTCCTGTCAATTCTATCCATTAATAACTGCTGATTATGAGCTTTATCGTACACGTGTATCACGTTGCTACACTGATAAGTCTATAAAATTTAAAATTAAAAGTAATCAATACTATTCTCTATTTGAAGTCGGTGTGATGAATAATGGGGCAGAAGTCTCTAGTCTTTATATCTCAAAGTGTAATTAA